The Mycolicibacterium duvalii DNA window TCCCCCGCGCGCGCCGAGCAGCAGCGCCGGCCCGGACCGGTCTGTGGCCAGCTTGGGGCGCCCCTCGCTCAGCCACGCGGTCAGCGCCGCGTCTCCGGGCCCGCCGTAGGGCACGGTGCGCTGCTTGTTGCCCTTGCCCAGCACCCGCAGCAGTCGCCGCGGCCGGTCGACGTCATCGATGTCCAGACCGCACAGCTCGCTGACCCGGATACCGGTCGCGTAGAGCATCTCCACGATCAACCGGTCCCGCAGCGCGAGTGGATCGTTCTGCTGGGCACCCGATTTCGCGGCGCCGAGGGCGTCGAGCGCCTGATCCTGGCGCAGCACCGCCGGCAGGGTGCGGCGCGCCGCGGGCGTCTGCAGCCGGGCCGCGGGGTCGTCGCTGAGCAGTCCCCGGCGCAGTGCCCAGGCGGTGAACGTCTTGGCCGCCGAGGTGCGGCGGGCCAGGGTGGACCGGGCGGTGCCCGCGGCGGCCTGGGTGGCCAGCCACGATCGCAGCAGCGGCAGGGTCAGCCCCTGCAGTCCGGCGCCGGGGCTGCGGTTCTCGACGAAGGCCAGCAGCGAGCGCAGGTCGCCGAGGTAGGCCCGGCGGGTGTGCTCGGAGCGGCCCCGCTGCAGCGCCAGGTACTGGTCGAACTCGTCGAGCACTGCGTCCACGGTCTCACCGTGGCAGACGGTGATGCCGCGGGTCAGCCGACGCGCCGCAACACGTCGGGCGTCAGTTCGGCCAGGCTGCGGTAGCCGTCGACGGCCATGATCAGGTCTGCTTCGGCCAGCAGCGACCGCACCACGTGCACCACGCCGTCCTCGCCGCCGATGGCCAGGCCGTAGGTGTAGGGCCGGCCGACGCCGACCGCGGTCGCCCCAAGCGCGAGCGCCTTGATGATGTCGGCGCCGCTGCGGATACCGGAGTCGAACAGCACCGGCAACCCGTCCGCGGCCTCGACCACCCCCGGCAGGCAGTCCAGCGCCGGCAGGCCGCCGTTGGCCTGGCGGCCGCCGTGGGTGGAGCAGTAGATGCCGTCGACCCCGCCGTCTTTGGCGCGCCGGACGTCGTCAGGGTGGCAGATCCCCTTGAGCACCAGCGGCAGGTCGGTCAGCGACCGCAGCCAGGGCAGGTCGTCCCAGGTCAGCGGGTTTCCGAACTGTTGCACCCACTGCAGGACGGCGGCCTGCATGTTCTCCTCCGGAGGTTGGGCCAGCCCGGCACGGAACACCGGGTCGCTGGTGTAGTTGGCCAGGCAGCGGCCCCGCAGCTGCGGAAAATTCGAGGTGGCCAGGTCACGCGGACGCCAACCGGGAATCCAGGTGTCGAGGGTGACGACGATGGCCCGGTATCCGGCCGCTTCGGCGCGTGCGACCAGGTTGGCGGCCAGGTCCCGGTCACTGGGGGTGTAGAGCTGGAAAAACCCCGGGGTGTCGCCGAACTCGGCGGCGACGTCTTCGAGCGGGTCCTCGGTCAGGGTGGAGACCATCATCGGCACGCCGGTGCGGGCGGCGGCGCGCGCGGTGGCCACGTCGCCGTGGCCGCCCTGCGCGCAGATGCCGATGACGCCGACGGGTGCCAGGAACAGCGGTGACGGCAGGCTCATGCCGAACAGGTCGACGGTCAGGTCCCGCTCGGTGGCGCCGACCAGCATGCGGGGCATCAGCCCCCACCGGTCGAACGCGGTGCGGTTGGCCCGCTGGGTGTGCTCGTCGCCGGCGCCCCCGGCGACGTAGGACCAGACCGACGGCGGCATCGCGACTTCGGCCTTGGCTTCCCAGCCGGCGTAGTCCATCGGGAGCGTCGGCAGGATCCCGGACAGGCCCTGCAGGTAGATCTCGAGCTGGTAGTTACCGAAGGTCATGGCGTCAGCCTGCCATCGACGCCGGCTCCGGCAGGGCTATTTGGCTTCCGCCTCGGCCAGTTCCCGCTTCCACTGCCGGAAGGTCTCCTCGGTGCGTCCGCGACGCCAGTACCCCGATATCGATGACGCCCATTTCGCCTCGATCCCCCGCTCCTTGCGGATATAGGCCCGCAGGTTGTGCATCACCGCCTGCGCCTCACCGTGGATGAACACCTGCGCCTGACCGGGCAGCCACGGGGTCTCGGTGACCGCCGCGATCAGCG harbors:
- a CDS encoding tyrosine recombinase XerC, whose protein sequence is MDAVLDEFDQYLALQRGRSEHTRRAYLGDLRSLLAFVENRSPGAGLQGLTLPLLRSWLATQAAAGTARSTLARRTSAAKTFTAWALRRGLLSDDPAARLQTPAARRTLPAVLRQDQALDALGAAKSGAQQNDPLALRDRLIVEMLYATGIRVSELCGLDIDDVDRPRRLLRVLGKGNKQRTVPYGGPGDAALTAWLSEGRPKLATDRSGPALLLGARGGRLDPRQARTVVHQTVSAVAGAPDIGPHGLRHSAATHLLEGGADLRVVQELLGHSSLATTQLYTHVSVARLRAVHDQAHPRA
- a CDS encoding lactate 2-monooxygenase, whose translation is MTFGNYQLEIYLQGLSGILPTLPMDYAGWEAKAEVAMPPSVWSYVAGGAGDEHTQRANRTAFDRWGLMPRMLVGATERDLTVDLFGMSLPSPLFLAPVGVIGICAQGGHGDVATARAAARTGVPMMVSTLTEDPLEDVAAEFGDTPGFFQLYTPSDRDLAANLVARAEAAGYRAIVVTLDTWIPGWRPRDLATSNFPQLRGRCLANYTSDPVFRAGLAQPPEENMQAAVLQWVQQFGNPLTWDDLPWLRSLTDLPLVLKGICHPDDVRRAKDGGVDGIYCSTHGGRQANGGLPALDCLPGVVEAADGLPVLFDSGIRSGADIIKALALGATAVGVGRPYTYGLAIGGEDGVVHVVRSLLAEADLIMAVDGYRSLAELTPDVLRRVG